CTTTCCCGCGTATTTCCGTTAGCACTTCTTGGGGCGGAGCTTCTCCTGAAAACGTGGAATTTTACATTACTTCAGTCTTGGAAAGCGAGCTTGCGGGTTTAAAAGACCTGCAAAACATAAGTTCATATTCTTACGAAGGTTACAGTCAAATCACTCTGGAATTTTCTCCGAAAGCACGCATGGATTTCGCCTATACCCGTGTGAACGAAATTTTGTATCAATTAAAAGGTGAACTTCCCGAAGGGGTGCAATATCCACAAATCGTGCCGTATATGCCGGATGAATTCGAACAAGAGGAAGTACTTTCTTATGGTCTTTATAGCAAATATTTGGATAAATTTGAACTGTGTAAAATTATTAAGGATGATATCAAACCGAAAATATCAAACATGAAAGGTGTATCGGGAGTACAACTAACCGGACTTGTCCAAAGAGAAGTAAAATTATTTTTTAATAGAAAATTACTAAAATCTCTCGGTATTTCCGTGAACTTTGATATCATCCCGGTAATACAAAATTTTCGGGATATCTGCACTCTCGGGGAATTGCAGAATAATAATCAAAATATTACGCTTCTCTTAAAATCGGGATTTTCCTCTCTCAATCAAATTCGCAAATTACCCGTAAAATCATACCAAAACGATAAAACTTATCGTTTATCTGATCTTTGTAAAATATCTTGGGATATCGCCGAAAGCAATAATAGCTTATTTCGCTTAAATGGCAATGAAGTTGTTCGATTAAATATTTATAAAGAGCCAGGAACAAATGTGTTGGCTTTATCAAAAAAAGTAAAAAATGAGATGGAGAAAATATTTCATCAAGAAGAATATTCTTCTATCCAATATCAAATTCTCACGGACAGTTCGAAAGAGGTGAAAGAGAATTTATACAATCTCACTTTTCGAATGGTCTTTACAGTGCTAATTATTTTGCTTGTGTTGCTATTCTTTTTTCGGAAATGGAAACCCGCTCTCGTGGTCATAACTACCATATTTTTCGAAGTTCTTATCACGATAAATGTTCTCTATTTTACCGGACAAACATTGAATTATTTTACTCTAAGCGGCTTTGCACTCGCTTTCGGTCTTCTCGTGGATAATGCTATTGTGGTTTACGAAAATTCCCATAAATATCTTAAAACGGAATTTTCTTATTTCGAAGCAATAAAAAAAGCTATAGCTGAAATCCGCTGGGCAATCATTGCTGCCACCTTAACGACTATCTGCGTTTTCATTCCGTTCATCTATTTGCAAAAAGATATTCAGGTTTTGCTTATCCCTTTTGCAGTAACAGTGGGCATCGCCTTACTATCTTCAATTATCGTTTCCATGACTTTTATCCCGATTTGCTTAAAAATTTTTTCCATTGAAGAGGGCGTCGAGTGGGGTGAATCCAAAGATAATAGCAAAAACCGTTTTTCGGTTTACCAAAGTATTTTAAGATTTTTCCTAAATCATCGAACCATACCTGTAATTATCGGACTTTCCCTTTTCGGATATGCTCTTCATCTTTTTATAAGCGATGTGGATAAGGGCAGTTTTTTTGATTTTAATTATCCGGATCACATCAACGTAATAATCTATCCGCCATCGAATTGTAAACTTGAAACCATAGATAACATTGTGAAGACTTTTGAGAAAATAATCGCAGATGCACCGCAAGAAAAACTAAAATATTACGATGCTTATATTTCTCCCAAATATGGAAGGATTAAAATATATTTTCCGGAAAAAGTTTTGCAAACTTCCTATCCTTATGTGTTACGAGAAAAATTGGTTGTGCAGAGTAAATATTATGCTGGAGTTCGGGTACAAGTTTGGGGACTCGGACCTCTTTTTTACGGAGGTGGCGGAATTTACTATAAAAATTTTACACTCGCTGGTTATAATTATTTGAAATTGATGGATATTGCAAAAAACTTTGCGGAAAAATTAAAACGAAATCCTCGAATTTCAACTGTTAGGATTGGCAGTTAT
This portion of the Candidatus Cloacimonadota bacterium genome encodes:
- a CDS encoding efflux RND transporter permease subunit codes for the protein MDKHVKGILLIYIAIMITGIIALYKIPIEKIPEASFPRISVSTSWGGASPENVEFYITSVLESELAGLKDLQNISSYSYEGYSQITLEFSPKARMDFAYTRVNEILYQLKGELPEGVQYPQIVPYMPDEFEQEEVLSYGLYSKYLDKFELCKIIKDDIKPKISNMKGVSGVQLTGLVQREVKLFFNRKLLKSLGISVNFDIIPVIQNFRDICTLGELQNNNQNITLLLKSGFSSLNQIRKLPVKSYQNDKTYRLSDLCKISWDIAESNNSLFRLNGNEVVRLNIYKEPGTNVLALSKKVKNEMEKIFHQEEYSSIQYQILTDSSKEVKENLYNLTFRMVFTVLIILLVLLFFFRKWKPALVVITTIFFEVLITINVLYFTGQTLNYFTLSGFALAFGLLVDNAIVVYENSHKYLKTEFSYFEAIKKAIAEIRWAIIAATLTTICVFIPFIYLQKDIQVLLIPFAVTVGIALLSSIIVSMTFIPICLKIFSIEEGVEWGESKDNSKNRFSVYQSILRFFLNHRTIPVIIGLSLFGYALHLFISDVDKGSFFDFNYPDHINVIIYPPSNCKLETIDNIVKTFEKIIADAPQEKLKYYDAYISPKYGRIKIYFPEKVLQTSYPYVLREKLVVQSKYYAGVRVQVWGLGPLFYGGGGIYYKNFTLAGYNYLKLMDIAKNFAEKLKRNPRISTVRIGSYYGRQTKQLNVEIKKDLISQYNLSTTQVLGQIYTLLNKRKIGTITTLDNEYDIRITPEKEINLFDLKNSLLKISNRDLKLKEIANIELIKIPYRIKRKNQEYTLQIEYEYRGPYKLFEKFEETTLNFTHFPAGYHFAKEEHNFAGFNQFIKDTPGVIFILCLTLVLIYIILAILFESYLNPFVIMLTLPLAFVGVSFTFALFDLTFDSSAFIGTILLCGIVVNNAIIMINRINQIRINENKLDEAIIKGATERLRPILITSITTILGLMPFIIYTTESTGEDIWNILAYATVGGLFTATFFTLFLIPVFYNVIEGMKKIGRYYEN